The genomic DNA TTTCGATTCACTTAGTTCAACCTACATACAATGCATGGCTTGGCGCACTTGTTCCCTCTTCACATAGGGCATGGTATTTTTCGCGGCGAGTTGCTTTAGCGACTTTGGTGGCTGCAGCGATTGGCTTTCCCTTTAGTTGGTTCGTAGATTGGATGCGGGGACGCGATTTATTAAACGTCGCGTTGAGTTTGAGTTTCGGTGTCGGAGTTTTATTCGGCTTCATCAGTTTTTATTTTTATATGCGCATGCCGGATACGAAACGCCAAGAAGTGAGAGCAGGTTCCATCCTGCATGATTTCGCTTCTTTGAGGCGACCGTTTAAGGACCGCACTTTTCGGCGTTTGTTGGTATTTCTCATCGTGTTTACTACGTCGCAGTTCATGGCAGGTCCTTTTTTCTTTTACTATGCGAGAGAGATTTTAGATATCGGATTGTTGGAATTGCAGGTTTACGGGGGGGTGCATGCGGTAACTTCCATTCTTGCTGCGCCTTTATGGGGATATCTCAGCGATAAGTATGGAAACAAACCTGTTTTATTTCTTTCGGGACTGCTCCTTTCGATTGGTCCGCTTATGTGGGTGTTCGCCATTCCTCAGGGGGGGCTATGGAACTACGGGATATTGACATTCGGCCATATATGCGCCGGTCTTGCTTGGACGGGTGTTTCTTTTGCGCAATTCAATTTTATGCTCGCTGTGCTTCGCCCTGAGATTCGAGAACCGGCTTTAGGCGTGATACAAGCATCGAATGCAGTAATCACGGGTCTTTCTCCGATGGCGAGTGGTTTTTGGTTGCATTGGGCTACGGGAATTTTCGGTGAGGCATGGAGTTATCAAGCACTGTTCGTATTGAACGGGGTTTTGCGAGCAGGTTCTGTGTTTTTGTTAGGCTCGATTACCGATCCGAGTTCTGCCAAGATCCCAGAATTTTTAGGACAAATCGCAGGAGTTCGACCAAAAGGAGTTTTCGCCATGCGCCGCTTATCCCTCGAGAAAGAACCTGAAAGAAAAGAGGAAGCCATTCGGCAAATTGGCGAAAGTGGAATGAAGTTAGCAGAAGTCGAACTGATTAAACTTTTGCATGACCCGTCTCCCAATGTAAGAAGACAAGCGGCAATCGCTATGGGGAAAGTGGGGGGGCGCGAATCGGTTTCGGCTTTGGTAGACCTTATTCAACACCATCCCCACCTCGTAGAGGAGGAAATGGTGGAGGCTTTGGGCGCGATAGGAGATACCGAAGCGATACCTGCATTGATTTCGCTTCTGAAAAATCCCTCTTCTGTTTTGCGTAGAGCGAGCGCGAAAGCATTAGGAAGGTTGGGTTCGAGGGAAGCGCTCGAGCCATTAATGGAAGCGGCGGAAACTTCGGGTGATGTGGAACTTCGACGTGCTGCAATTCAAGCACTCCGCATGATAGGCGATAGAAATTGCGAAGAAGTGATTATGCGCGCGTTGCGAGATGAGCATCCGTCGGTTCGCATTGCAGCCGCGGAAGCATGTGCGGAACTGGGATTGAAGCGTTGTGCCGACGTTTTGCGAGAGAGTTTGGCGAGTTATCGTGATGAAGCGGCTGGAGAAATGGCATATGCACTGGCGCATGTCGGAGATACCAACGATATTCCACTTATTTTGAAGGTTGCGTCGCAATTAGAATCGCCTGTCGTTCGATGGAGGTGTTTGCTTGCTGCAGCGCGCCTGCTCGGTGTAGAGCATCGGTTTTACGAGTTGCTGATGGGAGGAGTAGTTCAAAGAGATAATTTTTTGGTAAACCTCTTGCAGAGTCGGCATCGAGAGGTGCGAGGTCTTCGTCGAGCGATAGGGCTTTACCATATGGGGGAGGAGAAGGAGGCATTGAGACACCTTGCGCAAAATAACCCCGACAAATGGTTGCTGGCGTTAGCGGAGTACGCCCCTGAGGATGGGTTTTTGCTCGCTGCGGCGTTGCTCGAACGCTCCTGATAACAGGCAAATTTGGGTAAAACTAACTACGCATACTTCGGACGTCCGAAGTGTATGCTAATTTTAGGAGGTGTTTATGAAAAAGAAACTTTTGTTACTTTTGGTTGGTTTGCTCGCTGTTTCCGTAGCTCTTTACGGTTGCCCAAAAGAAGAGACCGGAGAAGGCGGTGCTACGGCTGGTGAAAAGATCAAAACAGCCGAACCTGGGACTCAAGAAACCGGAGCCACGGAAACCGGGACTGAAGCTGGAAAGACAGAAACCAGCACAACAGAAACCGGAGCAACGGGAACTACCGATACCGAAGCGAAGGATTCTGGGAGCACTGATACAGGCACGTCTGAATCAGGCAAGACCGACACGGGAACAACCGGAGGCGGCGAAACCGGCAGCACCGGGACTGACTCTGGCAACTAAAATCTCGTAGTTCGTTAGAGCAGTTGTCAAGTACAATTGTTCTAAAGATGATGACGGTGGATGTGCATGCATTCACCG from Fimbriimonadales bacterium includes the following:
- a CDS encoding MFS transporter, with the protein product MSQPDRLQALRALRTANYDMAFATAFGALVAGNFLAEFIRILTRDDRLRAWITAVSAILGLLQIPGSVLAERYESYKKYVAYGGFFWRFWWIPIVFLPLAPESFPRLEVLTLCIVFQAISIHLVQPTYNAWLGALVPSSHRAWYFSRRVALATLVAAAIGFPFSWFVDWMRGRDLLNVALSLSFGVGVLFGFISFYFYMRMPDTKRQEVRAGSILHDFASLRRPFKDRTFRRLLVFLIVFTTSQFMAGPFFFYYAREILDIGLLELQVYGGVHAVTSILAAPLWGYLSDKYGNKPVLFLSGLLLSIGPLMWVFAIPQGGLWNYGILTFGHICAGLAWTGVSFAQFNFMLAVLRPEIREPALGVIQASNAVITGLSPMASGFWLHWATGIFGEAWSYQALFVLNGVLRAGSVFLLGSITDPSSAKIPEFLGQIAGVRPKGVFAMRRLSLEKEPERKEEAIRQIGESGMKLAEVELIKLLHDPSPNVRRQAAIAMGKVGGRESVSALVDLIQHHPHLVEEEMVEALGAIGDTEAIPALISLLKNPSSVLRRASAKALGRLGSREALEPLMEAAETSGDVELRRAAIQALRMIGDRNCEEVIMRALRDEHPSVRIAAAEACAELGLKRCADVLRESLASYRDEAAGEMAYALAHVGDTNDIPLILKVASQLESPVVRWRCLLAAARLLGVEHRFYELLMGGVVQRDNFLVNLLQSRHREVRGLRRAIGLYHMGEEKEALRHLAQNNPDKWLLALAEYAPEDGFLLAAALLERS